A window of Raineyella sp. W15-4 contains these coding sequences:
- the cbiQ gene encoding cobalt ECF transporter T component CbiQ — protein sequence MTAAVVLPTSPPVLLAGHTPGIARPWERPSLVRSLPAETKLIALVGFALVVVAAPAAAWPVLLLAVAGLVAVAVIARVPFGWALRRAGVELPFLVFALLMPIVATGERVQVGPLSLSAAGLVGGALVLARATLGVGAALVLAASTPPHEIIEGLGRLRLPRALVDVLTHMIRFLDIVADDLRRQGIAQAARGDHRSRMGRLAATAASAGHLFVRCVERGERLQLAMLSRGYRGALPPSGRPAATAGEWGRALALPVVVGAVLLTVLVAGSVGPLGAGGPR from the coding sequence ATGACCGCCGCGGTGGTCCTGCCCACCTCGCCGCCGGTGCTGCTCGCCGGTCACACCCCCGGCATCGCCCGGCCGTGGGAGCGGCCGAGCCTGGTCCGGTCACTGCCTGCGGAGACCAAGCTCATTGCCCTGGTCGGCTTCGCTCTGGTCGTGGTGGCGGCGCCGGCCGCCGCGTGGCCGGTGCTGCTGCTCGCCGTCGCCGGGCTGGTGGCCGTCGCCGTGATCGCCCGGGTGCCGTTCGGCTGGGCGCTGCGACGTGCCGGGGTCGAGCTGCCATTCCTGGTGTTCGCGCTGCTGATGCCGATCGTCGCGACCGGTGAGCGGGTGCAGGTCGGTCCGCTGTCCTTGTCGGCGGCGGGTCTGGTCGGCGGCGCGCTGGTTCTCGCCCGCGCGACGCTCGGGGTGGGGGCGGCCCTCGTGCTCGCCGCCTCCACACCGCCGCACGAGATCATCGAGGGTCTGGGCCGGCTCCGGCTGCCGCGGGCGCTGGTGGATGTGCTCACCCACATGATCCGCTTCCTCGACATCGTCGCCGACGACCTGCGTCGCCAGGGCATCGCCCAGGCGGCCCGTGGGGATCACCGGAGCCGGATGGGGCGGCTCGCCGCCACGGCGGCGTCGGCCGGGCACCTTTTCGTCCGCTGTGTCGAACGCGGCGAGCGGCTCCAGCTCGCCATGCTGTCCCGCGGGTACCGCGGCGCGCTGCCGCCGAGTGGCAGGCCCGCCGCGACGGCGGGGGAGTGGGGCCGGGCACTCGCTCTGCCGGTGGTGGTCGGCGCCGTCCTGCTGACTGTGCTCGTGGCCGGGTCGGTGGGGCCGCTGGGAGCGGGGGGACCGCGATGA
- a CDS encoding ABC transporter ATP-binding protein has protein sequence MKAGAAMKPGTGPTSPPALVVEGLAFAYPDGRQVLFGVDLTVAAGERIALVGPNGAGKTTLLLHLNGTLGPASGGVGVGEVRVAGVPVRPDTLREVRRRVGIVFQDPDDQLFLPTVGRDVAFGPANLGWSPEEVDHRVTDALERVGMAGLRDRTPHHLSFGQKRRVALAGVLAMDPDVLVLDEPSSNLDPAARRELAEILDSLDVTVVMVTHDLPYAAQLCTRCAVLDGGRIVADGPVLDVLGDADLLAAHRLELPHGFRLAPEVDEERAR, from the coding sequence ATGAAGGCCGGTGCCGCGATGAAGCCCGGCACCGGGCCGACGTCGCCGCCCGCTCTCGTCGTCGAGGGCCTGGCGTTCGCCTATCCCGACGGCCGGCAGGTGCTGTTCGGCGTCGACCTGACCGTGGCGGCCGGCGAGCGGATCGCCCTGGTGGGGCCGAACGGCGCGGGGAAGACCACCCTGCTGCTGCACCTCAACGGCACTCTCGGCCCCGCGTCGGGGGGCGTCGGCGTCGGCGAGGTCCGGGTGGCCGGGGTGCCGGTCCGTCCCGACACGCTGAGGGAGGTCCGGCGCCGGGTCGGGATCGTCTTCCAGGACCCCGACGACCAACTGTTCCTGCCCACCGTCGGCCGCGATGTCGCCTTCGGACCGGCGAACCTCGGTTGGTCGCCCGAGGAGGTCGACCACCGGGTCACCGACGCCCTGGAGCGGGTGGGAATGGCGGGTCTGCGGGACCGTACGCCGCACCACCTCTCCTTCGGTCAGAAGCGGCGGGTCGCCCTGGCCGGGGTGCTGGCGATGGACCCCGATGTCCTCGTGCTCGACGAGCCGTCCTCCAACCTGGACCCGGCCGCGCGTCGGGAGCTGGCCGAGATCCTCGACTCCCTCGATGTCACCGTCGTGATGGTCACCCATGATCTGCCGTACGCGGCCCAGTTGTGCACCCGGTGCGCGGTCCTTGACGGTGGCCGGATCGTTGCCGACGGGCCGGTGCTCGACGTGCTGGGGGACGCCGATCTGCTCGCCGCGCACCGGCTCGAGCTGCCGCACGGCTTCCGGCTGGCGCCGGAGGTCGACGAGGAGCGGGCGCGATGA